The Catenulispora sp. MAP5-51 genome has a segment encoding these proteins:
- a CDS encoding ester cyclase, which translates to MALDTVELAHGLFRILETGDPALALDVVGEDNHNREAAIAPPACALAGPAGTLASSAWLRSAFSDLRFPVLGMAGNDDQVWIRLRMQGRHTGPFVRFRNGALDQAVPPTGREIDFEQVHVLNIRDGKVARHEALRDDIAMLGQLGVFPPSPAITLRMLAWRVSGRAARAAAEVTSQAADAAGTLADTSRSTARSS; encoded by the coding sequence ATGGCCCTGGACACCGTCGAACTGGCGCACGGGCTCTTCCGGATACTCGAGACGGGCGACCCGGCTCTGGCTCTCGATGTCGTAGGCGAGGACAACCACAACCGGGAGGCCGCCATCGCACCGCCAGCCTGCGCCCTCGCGGGACCGGCGGGCACCCTGGCCTCGTCGGCGTGGTTGCGTTCGGCCTTCAGCGACCTGCGCTTTCCAGTCCTCGGCATGGCCGGGAACGACGATCAGGTCTGGATCCGACTGCGAATGCAGGGTCGGCACACCGGCCCGTTCGTCCGTTTCCGGAACGGCGCGCTCGACCAAGCGGTCCCCCCGACCGGACGCGAGATCGATTTCGAGCAGGTTCATGTGCTCAACATCCGCGACGGGAAGGTGGCCCGGCATGAGGCGCTGCGGGACGATATCGCCATGCTCGGCCAGCTCGGCGTCTTTCCCCCGTCTCCGGCCATTACCCTGCGAATGCTCGCCTGGCGGGTGTCCGGACGGGCCGCCCGCGCGGCCGCCGAGGTCACAAGCCAAGCCGCCGACGCCGCCGGCACCCTGGCGGACACCTCGCGTTCGACGGCACGGAGTAGCTGA
- a CDS encoding TetR/AcrR family transcriptional regulator, with the protein MASKRAYISPLREKAAAQTRALILRRATELFADRGYGRVTVADIAAAAGVASKTVFSSVGSKGDILDQIVEEGVAASGYEQAMEQVIAQRTPEAVLEALARGTRRGNEGQFTVHEAIRKALPSHEHGEALWERATAEYRDSLHAAARHLHALAPLSRYTVDETADLLWFWFGPAGWRTLVVENGWSWNRAEEVLYRTAVAAMC; encoded by the coding sequence ATGGCCTCCAAGCGCGCGTACATATCGCCTTTGCGCGAGAAAGCCGCAGCTCAGACTCGTGCGCTGATCCTGCGGCGGGCCACCGAGTTGTTCGCCGACCGCGGTTACGGGCGAGTGACCGTGGCGGATATCGCGGCGGCGGCCGGAGTCGCCTCGAAGACCGTCTTCTCGAGCGTGGGCAGCAAGGGCGACATCCTGGACCAGATCGTCGAGGAGGGTGTCGCCGCATCGGGCTACGAGCAGGCCATGGAGCAAGTGATTGCCCAACGGACGCCTGAGGCGGTCCTCGAAGCCCTCGCTCGCGGCACACGGCGGGGCAACGAAGGGCAGTTCACCGTGCACGAGGCGATTCGCAAGGCTCTGCCCTCCCACGAGCACGGTGAGGCCCTTTGGGAACGTGCGACCGCCGAGTATCGTGACTCACTCCACGCCGCCGCGCGTCACCTCCATGCTCTGGCTCCCCTGTCCCGCTATACGGTCGATGAGACGGCGGACCTGCTGTGGTTCTGGTTCGGTCCGGCTGGGTGGCGCACGTTGGTGGTTGAGAACGGCTGGTCGTGGAACCGGGCCGAGGAAGTCCTGTACCGAACCGCGGTCGCCGCCATGTGCTGA